TGGGTTATTTTTATACGGAACTATGCCGCGAAGTTTCCTGTTATATAATAACTCTGCAGGTGACGGTAAATTATCACTTATCGGTGTACACACGTACTCTAGTAATGCAATGTCTAAATCTGTGCTATCGAAATTcgtttttttcataatatttttcattgtttGTATGGATCGTTCCACTTGACCGTTCGATTGCAAGTGTCCAGGGGACGAGGTCACGtggtggaatttccaatttaaagaaaattgtTTAAACAAATTAGAAGAAAATTCTGGACCGTTGTCACTCATTACGATTTTCGGGATACCGTGTCTTCTAAATATGCATTTTAGTTCAGAAATTACCGCTTCTGATTTTAAACTTTGCAGTTCCGCTATTTCTataaatttactaaaataatctaTAACCAGTATATATGATTTATTcgctaaatgaaaaatatcgaCTCCTACTTTACGCCATGGTTTTTTCGGTATTTCATGAGAAATGAGAGGCTCCTTCGAATTCTGTTTTTTATAAGTGAGACACGCTTGACAGTTAGACAGATAATCCTGTAATTGTGAATTAATGTTTGGCCAATAAACAGTCTCCCGAGCCCTAAGTTTGCATTTTTCCAGTCCCAAGTGACTGGAATGAATTTTCTTCAACATATCATGTCGCATGCACTTAGGTATGACTATTCTATTGCCTTTCCATACCATCCCAAAATCCGTAGTGAGTTCGTCTCTAATATTCCAGTAACATTTTAAAGAATCGCTAACGTTATTCTTTTGATTAGGCCATCCATGTTTAattacttttattaaattttgaagCTCATTATCCTCCTTTGTGCACTTTTGTACCTCCAATAAATGTGTGTCGGTTAACTCATTTGTAGCCGCGAGCGCGCACACTTGCGCCTGCGCCTCGAGGTGGTCGCGCGGGGGGAGGGGCGTGCCCGCGTTCGGTGCAGGTGCACGCGATAGTGCGTCGGCgatatatagatattttcccGGCTTGTACACTAATGAAAAGGTATATGGGTACAATCGCATCAACATTCTCTGCAAACGTGCGGGGGCATTAACAAGGGGTTTATTAATTATGTTTACGAGTGGTTTATGGTCGGTTTCGATTATTACATTTGTACGGCcatatatgtatgaataaaatttCTCGCAGGCAAAGACGCAAGCAAACAGCTCTTTTTCTATTTGAGCGTATGCCTGCTCTGTCTTTGTTAAAGACTTAGAAGCGTAACAAACTGGTAGATTTCTTTGTAACAAACACGCACCTAAACCATGTTTGCTCGCGTCAACCGAAATTACCACCGGCGTATTTATATCATAGTATTGTAATACTGGTGAGGAGGTTAAACATGACTTCAGCTCTTTGAAACATTTATCATGATTTTGGTCCCAATGCCATTCGGTGTCTTTTCTTAATAGTTCTCTGAGCTTCGCAGACTTCTCAGAGAAGTTAGGTATAAAATTACTGACGTAAGTGacaagacctaaaaatctctcAACATCTTTTACATTTTGCGGCGTAGGCATGTCCCTTATCGCCGATATGTGTGAATCATCAGGACGAATGCCGTCGCTGCCAATtttgtggccaagatatttaaTTTCAGTTAAACCGATTTTGCATTTTTGCCTATTTAGTTTTATGTTAATATCTTTACATCTGTTCAACACTGCTCTCAGCCTCTGATCGTGAATTTCCTTAGTTGGACCATATACTAACAAGTCGTCCACAAATAACACTACACCTTCTATATCGTCGAAATGACTATACAACCGTTTGTGAAATATTTCTGATGCTGAGGAAATTCCATAGGGCATCCTTAAAAACTTATACCTGCCGAATACCGTATTGAAAGTACAAAGATCTGTGCTACTTGGATGTAGTTTTACTTGCCAGAAACCTTGCTTCGCGTCCAAAGTACTGAAATATTGCGCACCTAGCAACTGCGCAGTAATCTCCTCAAACGTTGGAAGTTTAAAATGTTCGCGCCTAATCGCTCTATTCAGATCGCGGGGGTCCAGGCATAAACGTAAATCACCATTGGGCTTTTTAACCACAGTCATACTATTGACCCAATCTGTTGGGCCCTCCACTTTAGAAATAATACCTTCCTGTTCCATTTcatccaatttatttttaatctgaTCTTTTAATGCTAACGGTAGCTTTCTCGGAGCATGGACTACTGGGGAAATGtcattatttaattgtattttgtattcCCCCGGCAAACAACCCATCCCTTCAAAGATATCTAAAAATTCGTCTAATATTTTTTCACTTGATGAACCTTGGCTAATAGTCATGACTCGTTTAACTAGATTTAATTCTACGCATGAATTCCTGCCAAGTACAGGACACGAGTCAACGTCGGCAATTATGAATTTCACAAAATATGTATTTCCTTTGTAAGTTACTTTTAAATAACATTTTCCCAGTACGGCAATCGGTTCCTTGGAATAACCATATAACCTTGTCGACGTTTTAGTTAACACATCAGTTGATAAAttaattttacttaaaaatcTTTTGGGCAATACATTGACATCCGCTCCAGAATCTAACTTGAAAGCCACCCAACCAGCCAACTTGAAACCCAttgtttatctctaaatttACAAACCAGTCATTGTTATCATACTTATTATTAACTTGAGCGATTACCTGATCGGTGGAGTCCTCCTCTATTTGAAACACTTGACGCGACGATCGACACATCCGCGCATAGTGATTCATCCGATTGCAGTTGTTACACCGTACTCCGAACGCGGGACACTCCATCCTTCTATGTGCATGACCACAATTGCTACAGCCGTTAAAGGTTCTTTGAGGTTCATTTGACGTCACTCGCTGCGATGTATTGCCATAACGATTGAATGTCCTATCTCTGGAGTTAGGAGTAGAAAATGAAGATCTGGGATAATATGTCTGATGCTCTCGCGCACCACTGGGCATGTTCGACCGCGTCGGTGTGTgaggcggccggcgcgggcggtTTGTAGCGGTTGAGGTATTACCACGTTTATTTACTATATGCACGTCACAGGCTGTTGTTCCTGATTGATTAGTGCCCTGTGAAACTTCATGTACATGCTGTTCACCactatttgtttttatatttaatgcCTGCAATTTAGACATCTCCGCTAACTTGCATATGTCGATTGCTT
This genomic stretch from Leguminivora glycinivorella isolate SPB_JAAS2020 chromosome Z, LegGlyc_1.1, whole genome shotgun sequence harbors:
- the LOC125240629 gene encoding uncharacterized protein LOC125240629; this translates as MLREPDISLKKAIDICKLAEMSKLQALNIKTNSGEQHVHEVSQGTNQSGTTACDVHIVNKRGNTSTATNRPRRPPHTPTRSNMPSGAREHQTYYPRSSFSTPNSRDRTFNRYGNTSQRVTSNEPQRTFNGCSNCGHAHRRMECPAFGVRCNNCNRMNHYARMCRSSRQVFQIEEDSTDQDSATS